One window of the Devosia sp. 2618 genome contains the following:
- a CDS encoding Gfo/Idh/MocA family oxidoreductase gives MAENGAKRIRLGMVGGGTGAFIGYVHRVASRIDGDYDLVAGALSSRAEVAKESGRNLGLADDRIYTSYEDMARAESARPDGIQAVAIVTPNHMHYGPAKAFLEAGIHVICDKPITSTLEDARKLAEIKPKNGAKFLLTHNYTGYPLVRQAREVVASGALGNIRVVQAEYPQDWLTEAVEQSGNAPGAEWRTDPARSGAGGAIGDIGTHAYNLLRFVTGLKTSAVSADLTSFVPGRKLDDNVNIMLRFEGGAKGMLWASQVAVGNENGLQLRVYGDKGGLEWRQDNPNYMWFTEFGKPKQLLTRGGSITGQPASTMNVRVPSGHPEGYLEAFATLYSQFAAVIRGEGAAYEGLLPSMADGIEGMQFIVASVQSSSNDGKWTKLSEV, from the coding sequence ATGGCTGAGAACGGCGCAAAGCGCATTCGCCTGGGCATGGTTGGCGGCGGCACGGGAGCCTTTATCGGCTACGTTCACCGCGTCGCATCCCGCATTGATGGTGATTACGACCTCGTCGCTGGCGCGCTGTCGTCGCGCGCCGAAGTCGCCAAGGAATCCGGTCGCAATCTCGGCCTCGCCGATGACCGCATCTACACCTCCTACGAAGACATGGCCCGCGCCGAATCCGCGCGTCCCGATGGCATCCAAGCCGTCGCCATCGTCACGCCAAACCACATGCATTACGGCCCGGCCAAGGCCTTCCTTGAAGCTGGCATCCACGTCATCTGCGACAAGCCGATCACCAGCACGCTCGAAGACGCCCGCAAGCTGGCCGAGATCAAGCCCAAGAACGGCGCCAAATTTCTGCTGACCCACAATTACACCGGCTATCCGCTTGTGCGTCAGGCCCGCGAAGTCGTCGCTTCGGGCGCTCTGGGCAATATCCGCGTCGTGCAGGCCGAATACCCTCAGGATTGGCTCACCGAAGCCGTCGAACAGTCCGGCAATGCCCCTGGCGCTGAATGGCGCACCGATCCGGCTCGTTCCGGCGCTGGCGGCGCCATCGGCGATATCGGCACCCACGCCTATAACCTGCTGCGCTTCGTCACCGGCCTCAAGACCTCGGCCGTCTCGGCGGACCTGACGTCCTTCGTGCCGGGCCGCAAGCTCGACGACAATGTCAACATCATGCTGCGCTTCGAAGGCGGCGCCAAGGGCATGCTCTGGGCCAGCCAGGTTGCCGTCGGCAACGAGAACGGCCTCCAGCTGCGCGTCTATGGCGACAAGGGCGGACTTGAATGGCGTCAGGATAATCCGAACTACATGTGGTTCACCGAATTCGGCAAACCCAAGCAGTTGCTGACCCGCGGCGGCTCGATCACCGGCCAGCCCGCCTCGACCATGAATGTACGTGTTCCGTCCGGTCACCCCGAGGGATATCTCGAAGCTTTCGCCACGCTCTATAGCCAGTTTGCCGCCGTCATCCGCGGCGAGGGTGCAGCCTATGAAGGGCTGCTGCCATCCATGGCCGACGGCATCGAAGGCATGCAGTTCATCGTCGCCTCGGTGCAGTCGAGCAGCAATGACGGCAAGTGGACCAAGCTCAGCGAGGTCTAA
- a CDS encoding sugar phosphate isomerase/epimerase, producing the protein MRTIKGPAIFLAQFAGDAAPFNTFDAICGWAANYGYKGVQIPTWVTNLIDLEKAATSKTYADELTGTAASHGLEITELSTHLQGQLVAAHPVYDTMLDGFAPPAVHNNPKARQEWAVQQLHWAAKASRNLGLTEHATFSGALAWPFLYPFPQRPAGLVEEAFDELARRWTPILNAFDENGVDVGYELHPGEDLFDGVTFEMFLDRVKNHPRANILYDPSHMVLQQLDYLDFIDIYHERIKLFHVKDAEFNPSGRQGVYSGYQSWINRAGRFRSLGDGQVDFASIFSKMAQYDFAGWAVLEWECAIKHPEDGAREGAEFIKNHIIHVTEHAFDDFASAGTDAAANRKILGLS; encoded by the coding sequence ATGCGCACCATCAAGGGTCCCGCAATCTTTCTGGCACAGTTCGCGGGCGATGCTGCGCCGTTCAACACCTTTGACGCCATCTGCGGCTGGGCCGCAAACTATGGCTACAAGGGCGTCCAGATCCCGACCTGGGTTACCAACCTGATCGATCTGGAAAAGGCCGCGACCTCCAAGACCTATGCCGACGAGCTCACGGGCACCGCCGCCAGCCATGGTCTCGAAATCACCGAACTGTCGACCCACCTGCAGGGCCAGCTTGTTGCAGCGCACCCGGTCTATGACACCATGCTCGATGGCTTCGCGCCGCCAGCGGTGCACAACAATCCAAAGGCCCGTCAGGAATGGGCGGTCCAGCAGCTCCACTGGGCAGCCAAGGCCTCGAGAAACCTCGGCCTCACCGAACACGCGACCTTCTCGGGCGCGCTGGCCTGGCCGTTCCTCTATCCATTCCCACAGCGTCCGGCCGGTCTGGTCGAAGAGGCCTTCGACGAACTGGCCCGCCGCTGGACCCCGATCCTGAATGCCTTTGACGAAAACGGCGTCGATGTCGGCTACGAACTGCACCCCGGCGAAGACCTGTTCGATGGCGTGACCTTCGAGATGTTCCTCGACCGCGTCAAAAACCATCCGCGCGCCAACATTCTCTACGATCCAAGCCACATGGTGCTGCAGCAGCTCGATTATCTCGATTTCATCGATATCTATCACGAGCGCATCAAGCTGTTCCACGTCAAGGACGCCGAGTTCAACCCAAGCGGTCGTCAGGGCGTTTATTCGGGCTACCAGAGCTGGATCAATCGGGCAGGGCGCTTCCGTTCGCTCGGCGACGGCCAGGTCGATTTCGCCTCCATCTTCTCCAAGATGGCCCAATATGATTTCGCTGGCTGGGCCGTGCTCGAATGGGAATGCGCTATCAAGCACCCCGAAGATGGCGCACGTGAAGGTGCCGAGTTCATTAAGAACCACATCATCCACGTCACCGAACACGCCTTCGACGATTTCGCCTCCGCCGGCACCGACGCCGCCGCCAATCGCAAGATCCTGGGACTCTCGTAG